The following proteins come from a genomic window of Streptomyces sp. Sge12:
- a CDS encoding putative quinol monooxygenase, with protein sequence MIFIVVKFPVKPEYVDAWPDKVAPFTRATRAEPGNLWFEWSRSLEEPNTYVLVEAFQDDAAEAHVTSEHFAAALETMRPLVTRTPEIVSTTIEGATGWSRMGELQID encoded by the coding sequence GTGATCTTCATTGTGGTGAAATTCCCCGTCAAGCCCGAATACGTCGACGCGTGGCCCGACAAGGTCGCGCCGTTCACCCGCGCCACCCGTGCCGAGCCCGGGAACCTCTGGTTCGAGTGGTCGCGCAGCCTGGAGGAGCCGAACACCTACGTCCTGGTCGAGGCCTTCCAGGACGACGCCGCCGAGGCACACGTCACCTCCGAGCACTTCGCCGCCGCGCTGGAGACGATGCGGCCGCTGGTGACCCGTACGCCCGAGATCGTCAGCACCACCATCGAGGGCGCAACCGGCTGGAGCCGGATGGGCGAACTCCAGATCGACTGA